The following DNA comes from Erigeron canadensis isolate Cc75 chromosome 3, C_canadensis_v1, whole genome shotgun sequence.
ACTGTACTAGATATATCCAGCTCAGTAACAACACTTAAGGTGTTTAGTTGTATTTATTAATTCATGACTAGTTACCTGAATATAGATATCAAATACACGTCTCCCAAGGCTGCCATAGGTTCTAGCATTGGTGAAAAAGATCTCGGCAAAGTGAAGGCTTACATTGTAGCTTCCATTTTTCATACATATTGCATAATATGTCAAAGATAATCCTGAAACTCGTGCACTCATATACAATTCAGAGTTACTTAAGAGTGTAGAATTATTTGTAACAACATAATTGTCAGGAAGACCTCCATCAAAGAAGTGACCAGTACTACTAAATCCCCATCGATCTCCGGTTAAATAGAAACCCCCACCAGGATTTGTATCATCTTCGTATACTGTTTTCCCAACGTCTAGCCTCTGTCCGCCACAGTTGATATACAAAGAAGCATGATCTAATCCAAAAATAGAATTAATAAGTCATAAACTTCATGAGAGATAGGATTTTAACTTTAACTTACTCGTATTACAAACTATATTCCGCAAGCAATCGACCTCTTTACTGGTAAAATAGTACAAAATTAGAAAGACTACAACACACAGAAATGAACATTAATAAATCTTTATTGGATAATAATCCATGACAGAGGAACTTACGAGATGGTGTCTTTTGAAAACGCAGCAAACATATTTCTGCAAGAAATTATAAAAACAGCAAGAGAAAGCAGGAGAAAGTTAAATGCAACAAACTGATTTCAACACTTTTAGGTATGGTCTATATTTCCTCATTCTTATAATAAGGGAAATTAGATGATGTTTTCCCATTTCCGAACCTTTTCATCCCCCAACAccccgccaccaccacctcacCAAGATTTTACCTAGTGAGGTTCGAACCTCAGACCTCTTGTGAGGACATCAGGTTGGTTGACCATTAGGCTACCTTTTTGGTGGTTTTGTACACGCTTACAAGTGCAGACATTAATTCCCTATAATTGTTAGTCCCTTACAAATAAATAAGTGACCATCTtgtacacatttataagtgtgaataGATTAATACTATACATATTCTAAAATATGTATGTAGATTATATATCTGTAGTGATAGGGGCTGGTCTTACGTTTCCTGCATCTGACAATTTGATATCCTGGAGCTTTCATATGTGAAATTATTGTAGGATAGATCACTGCAAGAAAGTTTACAACACTGGATGTTACTATAACCAATCAAGAAGCATGCTGCAACATCATTGGTACATTAACAATATATACTGCAGATAATAAAGAACATAACACAATCAATAGAATCATAAATGACCCACTTCACTTAGTATACTCATACACTTTTGTTTTTAGTCAAACCACTTACATTTCATTTCGTGAAGTCAGCATCCATTCAGGCACACTTCCAGATAGCAAGTTTCCAGTGAGATAGCTacatattcaaaatatataCCAGTAAGACGTATGTTCAAATAACAAACAAATGAGAGTTAGAAGTATTTAGGACAGTGATACAAAGTAATGAGATACTTGCATGTAATCTGTGTCATATAGTTCACGGAACCTTTCAGGAATGGATCCATTAAGCTTATTAAAACTGAAGTCTCTGAAAGAGCAAAATGAACAGTTAATAATGGTGTGAAATCTGGTGAAACTGTACTAGCACAGCTTGAACCAGTTACTTAGCAAGGTTCTCCTTTTTATGACTGACaataaacttaaagaaactATGGCTTATGGGATGCAAAAAAAGGTTCCTTTAAAGCAGAAAAAATCATCAGAAGCAGGTAAAAGCAACTTACAAGACTTTCAGCTTCTGATCCCCCTCCCCCAAAGCCAAAGATTTAGGTAATGTGCCAATTAAATTGCAACTCCTCAAGATCCTGGAAAGATTGAGTTTAGAATGCACTAAAAAAGGAAACTCGTTATGCTTGACTAAAAAAAGCAATGCGACTCACAAGTCTTCGAAAGGTGTTGCATTCCTAATAGGTGGACAGAGTGTGTCGGGTCCTCTCAAGTCGCTGATTCTCCTGCATCACTTGATTCAATCAACAAAAATGCTTGAAATTCATAAAATGATATACCAGGATTTACTAACAATTTTGTCAAAGATTCTGAGAGAGTGATGCTAGAAGGTATTGGCCCCTCCAATCCACTGGCCTGAATCCTTCTGCCAATAAGAAACTTCAATTGTTACCAATTGCTATATACAAAAAGTGGAAATGAAAAAGTCTGCAACATCACGAATGCCTCACAAGGATTGGAGACTTGGCCAATCTCCTATAAAAGCCGGAATCTTCCCAGACAAACGGTTAGCACTAATCTGACTGCAACCAAAACAGAGGGTTAAATTAGGGAGCTACATTTAGCCATATAAAGAATAACTTACCCTAACCAGTATTAGAACTCACAACTCCTTCATAGTGATCAATTTTGAAAATGATGCGGGCAACTCCCCAGTGAAATAGTTGGAGTTCAGAAATCTACATATGAAACCATTGTATTTAAAAATCGATAAGAAAATAGATAAATCATTAACAATACCAACAAATTTCATGAAGTGTTACAGTTTCTCAATTTTCGCAAGATTCCCAAGTTCGGCGGGAATTATTCCAGACATCAGATTGCCTCGTACATCTCTGATTAACAAAAGAGTTGAAATCATAAACCACAAAAGCTAGTTACAAAATCTAACATTAGTCAACGATAAAAAGAAATAGAtgcatatatgaatatgaatagaTCTTATACAAAGTAGTCAATGTGTTGAGGTTTCCGAGTTCCTTTGGGATTGATCCACTTATACGATTCGCCAGAAGGGATCTACAGAAGTTCAAACATATGTGATATGTCAGTGCCAACTTAAACAATATCATAAGGAATCCCATTTTATATTGAAACATTATACACATAGGTAATGAAAGAAGTACATTTCCAAAATTTGCTGCATGGAACCCCATTCTGGAGGGATGGTACCATTGAGATAGTTGCGAGTTAAGTCTCTGTgggaatatatatgaaaaaacaaaaatgagcCACCGAATTTTAAACAGTTCATGTTTGAAATTTGTAATCGATAAAACCAAGAAAGAAGCGTACAGGTTTTGAAGGTAAGGAAGATTGGCAAATTCTGGTGGGAGAATGCCTTGTAGGCTTTGTCCTTTAAGACCTCTGCATATCATAACACCATTCCATATAACAAAGTTACTATCTCAAATCAGATCATCAGCAATTGTGAAATATAATAACCACACTATTGTAACATATATGTATCCTTAAAATGCATATCAGACATGAATGCATTACATTAACTCTTAATAGCAGtgaactttcaaaaaaaaaatttgttatctACATTTTACAAAGACAAATATCAAGACAAAATATAATGTTTCACACATTTTTTCTTTACGGGAGTTGATGAACATTTTGAGTTATTCCAATTTGCATGTTAAAATGTTATGAGTAATTGTAAAGCATACATTTTACAAAGTGTGTAAGTATAAAATCAATAATGCAAATATGATATATTTGGAAAAGTTTCTTTATTAGAAAAACATCACATCAACAACATAAGCGGGATGTGAGGAGGTAAAATGTAGATATatctctacccaaaggtagaaaGGTTGCTTCAAAAAGGACCTCCAACATAGGACTTAAtcccttaaaaatattttttacgaCAAGACGAAGTCAAAGCCGAAGAGGGGACCTAGAGCTTGGTCTTATATTAAGAGAGAACAAAAACTCTCTCTAGAGATAGAACATAGAACTCAACTTGGTAATAcattttactatttttatttaaaaacatcatGTCTGTgaaatctttttatattttatgggaattgatattagtaccattgttatttttttatcacAACTATGCATTAAATATTTGTATAGTATACTGTGATAGTTGTACATTGtggtaaaaaatataataaaggtACCAATAGCAACTCTCAACTCTCATATTTATACATTGTGTCTACTTTCTTTTAACAGCCAACTAAATTATTTATAGTCCGAACTCCAAACTCCATCTAGGATAACCCAATGGCTAAAGGCTACCTTCAGCCGGCTCAACCAAGCCGGACACAACCAAGGAACGTTAGTCCAAAAACCTATCAACCTCCCGGCTGTAGACACGACGACGAATTAATGGTCAAACCCGGTCTCCAAGCCAAAACCCTTCATTGCAAGACTACTCCCATGCCAATCATTCTATGAAGGGATAGGCCTATATACTTTTGATATCATTTGATAAAAAGGTCTTTGAAAAGGGAATATAATgctaacaaaataatataaaaggatAGCATAAAGGGTTTAATCACTGTATAACCAacgaatttttctttttgtatatgGTTGCCCAGTAAACATTTTTATTGACATTATATTCCCCacaaacttgtaaaatttgtacatggttcACTAACTTTTGACCTATTACCCTTAATAGACGTTTAAATGCATTTTTCCTTTAATAAATTGTGACGTGGATATTAcgtggaaaaaaaattaaagagttTAATCACCAGATTACCAACGAACTTTTCCATTTGTCCATGGTTTCCCAACAAACCTGTAAAATTTGCACATGGTTCACCAATTGTTGACCGGTTAATATCTTTTCAGGTGATCTGGCAATGACGTGAACTATTTTAATATAAGATATGAATTCCgaatcaacaaatatatatatatatataggggttgggtattgtaaaacaaatattaaagtaaaacaaataagacaagatcttgatccttagatcatggttatattgatgcacgaagattcacaaaccaattgatgtacgatgattttcatgaggcacggtgattatcactgaataaaaacctattgttttattttttttactttaatagttgttttattttacctaaaacctatatatatatatatatatatatatatatataaaaccataTCCCTCCCCTCCCCGTCGCGGTTAGGGACATTAGATAACGAAGAAGACATATTTCGGTTTAGGTTTCATGCCAACTGGGGGAAAGGAGAATGAACATTTGATTCTTATATACAGCTTTGGTgatttgaaatccatattttcttattattagtCCACGTCATTATCAACTAAGTGTCACGTCACCTAAAAAAAAGGTAATCGATAAAAAGGTCATGTATTGGTGAACCATGTACAATTCTACAAGTTTGTTGGGCAACTAtgtacaaatggaaaagttCTTTGGTGATTAaactctttaattttttttccacatgATATCCATGTCAcaaatttattaaaagaaaaatgcatTTAACCGGTTATTTTAGGTAACAGGTCAAAAATTAGTgaaccatgtacaaattttacaaCTACATGAGGAATATATgtcaataaaaatatttactgGACAGTCAtgtacaaaaagaaaagttcaTTAGTCTAGTGAATCAGTGATTAAACCCTAGCATAAAACATTGCTCACTTGCATACAAAAATGTTTATGGCAAACGTACTCAATAGTAGCAAAAAATAATACAATTGGGAGAGTGAGGGAAAGAAAAATTTACACGCTAAAAACATGGCGAATGGTGGTGCTGTTTGGTTCATATATACAAGTTACATTATCCTCGTATGTTGAATTTTTCGGAGCCAATGGTGCCCAACCACATGGATCTTGGTTGAAATCCCAATCTTTTCCCAACTTCCTTCCGATCTCCCTCAACGCATCCACTATATGGACatagataaaactataaaagtcaCTAAATCACAGTTTGCGAAATATATATCCTAATCGTAAGCAGTGTAGTAAAAGTGAACTGCTTAGACTTGTCAAACTTGATTAAAACACGTGTGATTTTCGGTCAAACTTTCTATTTTAAATTTTCCTTttaggattttttattttttacgaaagataacttcttttcaagaaaaatgataaatctttttaaaaattagtctaaaaattctcttaaaacGTGACATGTGTTATCCATAAATTCTCTAATCTAATCCTAGcctctgattttttcacatgtcatcgtCCAAagatttttatacaattttattaggaggattaatcatttttttcttttttcaaattccCTTAACAAATTGTAAGGCCATCTACATTCACAACTTAACTAAACAATACTATTCaataaataattagttttttcattttatatttatccaacccaactaaataaatttttacacTATTATTAACAACCTAACCAAACAATATTCCTAACATATACTATGTTTTACATATAATAcattttagttaaaaaattaatttaaaagtatacGATaggttatttatttatcatatatataaagatatatctTGATATTGTAGGCAATAAATGAGCAgtgaaaatttatatatttttaaactttttttagaaaattaagaACTTCAAGATAATAACCATTTTCAAGAGATAAACTCCAGTGAACCACTTTCATTACctagtttattttttaagatttaATCAATTACATTCTAAAAATTACATTGAATATggtgtttgaaaaaaatatctTAGTAATTTTTGTTGTTTGTATGGTGTCAAATATTAGTTGATAGGCTAAACAAGTCGGTTGGATATAATGGAGTTTATcagatttttaagtttatatatatatatatatatatgtgccgACTGAACAAAAATTTTGTAAGCGATAGTCTAAGAGCCAAATTAAATACGAACaatatttacaaaatttgaACTTTCACCAATCTCCCCAACTAAGATCTCTAGATCTTTGATCTATTTTTAAACTATAAGTAGCCAAGGATTAAGGATTAgttatgtttattcttttatacAACTTCAAGTTGTaatatttctatataaaatCCTAATCACGGTTTTGACCAAGCTGAGTTCGAGTTTCCAAAAACTCGTAACTCCCTCGCCGAGTCACGAGTTTCTAACCTTGATTATAACAACAAAACCGATACCAACCCAAAAGAGCAGACTACGAAAAACGTTGACCGTATGCAATTATATCTTTACTCAATGAGAGATACTACTACTTAGGTAATAGtaaatattttagttgttacgatcgaatatatttttataccaTATAGACTAACCTTCTTCGGATGGAAGAGCAGTTGTGTTTATAGATGCTAAACCAAAGGGGAGCAATACAACACATAGAATTATCAACATGTTGCttagatattttaattaaacattttgaggacaatcatatatataatagcaGAGAATGCAAATGTATATTACTGTAGTACTAGTAGTTGGAATAATAATTGCTACAAAGAAAAAGTGACAAACATGAAGACTTGTCTGTAGCTAGTCCTCCTGACTCATGCATTTTAAACGTACTAGACACGAgaaggtaaaaataaaaaatctgaaGGAAGTAAAAATTTAAGAGATACATCGATGATCAGTTCATTTCATAGGTACGTCTTAGGTTATTTTCATAGTGCCAACTCAAACCATGTGGGCTTTCGGTTTAAAATTGTCGAATGCAAATACATAAACGCTTTAAAAGCAAAATTCACAAATAAGTGCTATAATAACTTGGGATATACCTCTATAACCATTTTCAAGGATAAACTTTGtttgtttaaaaaagtttacaaatttaaaaatttaacagTTTTTTGATGTTTGACTAAAATTTTTATCATGTGTGTACTCAAATGTAATATTCTAAATAAAAACATTGCTTTTGTCGTGTCGGTTCATTTCATAGGTTCCTAGGTCGTCAGTCAAAAAATAAGTTGACTGGTAGCGATTAAGTAATTCAAGACCACACATTGGTACACAGCATCGGATAAGTACCAGTGTTCAATATTCTAATACTTGAGTACAAATTTGGTGTGTTTTAATCattttgttggttattataCGAGCAATGTTACATTTACAAACagaaaaatgctaaataaagtcttcatttaacgtgcataaaaagattatacctttttatattaaaagctcattcctgaattttatgataagtataCAACTATTAAATACATCTTAATGAAAGCAAttagggtttcgtttagcaaaacccataaAAATATAGGGAGAACGTAGAAAAAACATCTAACTTATATATATGCACCAGACTTGCAATGATCCAACTACTTAAGAGGCCTTATGCAAAAATATCTTATCTTATAGTATATAGTAAATTGATCAATCATCCTATAAATGTAAATAGAAATTATtccattaatcatatatatgtaatcaaattGCTCAACCATGAATTATACTTGTTTGATACGAGTATATAGTAGCATTTATTGtatcgtgtttttttttatgataataaCAAATGAAACATATTGTTGATGCAACTATAGCTGAACACAAATCGTACTAAGGTAACAGCTTCTTTGCATCGTCTCTCTTTTGCAGATACTCGCTGAAACGATCAACTGGGTACAGATCAACGGCAGAACTTGAAGAATCAGTGTATGGGACTGACATTTCCTCAGCATGGCTCTCATTTATATTCTCGATCTGCTTCATCATTTTCTCACGGTCCATTTCACTCAATGAGCCTCTCTGTTCAGCAACAAATGCTTGAGGAATGATTCTTGCTTCAAGCATGCTAACCACTGATGACATTGCAGGCCTGTCGGCCGGAGAGATTGCTGTGCAAACTAGAGCCAAATTTATAACTACCATCATCTCTTGGACATCATATTTTTTACCCAGTCTTGGATCAACTAGTTCCATTAGATTACGTGAAATATTCAAAGAGTTGGCCTGTAATAAAGATTGCAAAGGAGATAAGTAAAGGTAGTAATTTCAATTTTTGACCAAATTACATTTGAATGGATTGGATTAGGGTCGGAGCCGCCTTAGAACTCATGTTCGTTACCCGGTCTAGCAGAACAAACTGATTCTCCTTGGCTTTGTCAACAATGTTGGGCATTCCACTCACAATCTCTAAGAGGACAATTCCGTAGCTATATACGTCTGCTTTATCCGTGAGGTAGCCACGCAATGCATATTCAGGAGCCATATATCCACTGAAATTTGTGAAGACAAATCTTGAAGTCGGATCGGTTGCAATTTAAATGAAGGTAACAGTTTTGACCCATATACTATTAACAGGTCAAGTTGGCTATACTTTAAACCTCAAATGGGTCAACAGAAAATCTAGCAAATAAGTCAAATGGGCAGAATGGGCTGAAAGTTTAAAGTTGCCAAAGTCTATCTTTGGTACATACAACCCTCCTAAATCGTTTAATTCTTTGAAATCATATCACTGAAATTAAAACCCTGAAAGTtgattaattaaataacaaaactattcaagaaaatattaaaaatcattttggaAATGTGTTTTCGGTGGACCCAACCCATTTTTCCCAGCACAACCCTGCATTCCTATATCTAGTTTTGAATGCTGGTTAAACTAGAAAAAGCCAAATAGGGAAAAAAGCAGTAAGTTATGGAGAACATGAAATGACTCACTAAGTGCCA
Coding sequences within:
- the LOC122590555 gene encoding probable leucine-rich repeat receptor-like serine/threonine-protein kinase At3g14840 — encoded protein: MLIILCVVLLPFGLASINTTALPSEEVDALREIGRKLGKDWDFNQDPCGWAPLAPKNSTYEDNVTCIYEPNSTTIRHVFSVGLKGQSLQGILPPEFANLPYLQNLDLTRNYLNGTIPPEWGSMQQILEISLLANRISGSIPKELGNLNTLTTLDVRGNLMSGIIPAELGNLAKIEKLFLNSNYFTGELPASFSKLITMKEFQISANRLSGKIPAFIGDWPSLQSLRIQASGLEGPIPSSITLSESLTKLRISDLRGPDTLCPPIRNATPFEDLILRSCNLIGTLPKSLALGEGDQKLKVLDFSFNKLNGSIPERFRELYDTDYIYLTGNLLSGSVPEWMLTSRNEIDLSYNNFTYESSRISNCQMQETNMFAAFSKDTISKEVDCLRNIVCNTNHASLYINCGGQRLDVGKTVYEDDTNPGGGFYLTGDRWGFSSTGHFFDGGLPDNYVVTNNSTLLSNSELYMSARVSGLSLTYYAICMKNGSYNVSLHFAEIFFTNARTYGSLGRRVFDIYIQGELVEKDFDISEKAGGPEKAVVRSYTVNVSTTLEIRLYWAGNGTTNIPVRGVYGPLISAISVNPNFWVPPIEGLRNDNGVSRGTVAGIVVGAVCLILLILGVLWWWGSLHKKDANNLDLSGLELNTGSFTLRQIKTATNNFDDANKIGEGGFGSVYKGVLPNGTLIAVKQLSSKSKEGNREFLNELGMISALQHPHLVKLHGCCIEGNQLLLAYEYMENNSLARALFGPEEWQLELDWPTRYRICIEIAKGLAFLHEESRLKIVHRDIKASNVLLDKYLNAKISDFGLAKLDEEDNTHISTRIAGTYGYMAPEYALRGYLTDKADVYSYGIVLLEIVSGMRNIVDKAKENLFVLLDRANSLNISHNLLELVDPRLGSKYDVQEIMVVINLALVCTTISPTDRPTMSSVVSMLEGRNIPQAFVAEQRGSMSRLDREKMMKQLEMINESQIEKISVPCTGSSTSAIDLYPVDSFSESLRKRDDTKKLLSEND